One Micromonospora sp. WMMD812 genomic window carries:
- the pruA gene encoding L-glutamate gamma-semialdehyde dehydrogenase, which translates to MDAVFSVPEPRNEPVRTYEPGSADRERLQRRLTELAAERIDLSMTIAGEQRMAGGESINVVQPHKHAHVLGVTGHATHDDARAAVKAAKDAAPMWRALPFEERAAIFLRAAELLAGPWRDTLNAATMLGQSKTAVQAEIDSACELIDFLRFNVHFARRLLAEQPLSSAGTWNRFDHRPLEGFVYAVTPFNFTAIAGNLPSAPALMGNTVVWKPGPTQQFAAHFTMRLFEAAGLPPGVINMVTGRGEEVSDVVLADPDLAGIHFTGSTKVFQHLWRTVGENISGYRGYPRLVGETGGKDFVVAHSSADVDALHTALIRGAYEYQGQKCSAASRAYVPRSLWEGGLRDRLAATADSLSYGDVTDFRNFGGAVIDDKAFARHTAALELISGDDTCRILAGGTADDSVGWFVRPTLFECTDASHESFTTEYFGPILGVHVFDDARFDEVVAQAEAIAPYALTGSIFATDRQVVDAVAEKMRYAAGNFYINDKPTGAVVGQQPFGGARASGTNDKAGSWHNLVRWTSPRTIKETFVPPTDHTYPHMG; encoded by the coding sequence ATGGACGCCGTGTTCTCCGTACCCGAACCGCGCAACGAGCCGGTACGCACCTACGAGCCGGGCAGTGCCGACCGGGAGCGGCTGCAGCGGCGCCTGACCGAGCTGGCCGCCGAGCGGATCGACCTCTCGATGACCATCGCCGGCGAGCAGCGGATGGCCGGCGGCGAGTCGATCAATGTGGTGCAGCCGCACAAGCACGCCCACGTCCTCGGTGTCACGGGCCACGCCACCCACGACGACGCGCGCGCGGCGGTCAAGGCCGCCAAGGACGCCGCCCCGATGTGGCGGGCACTGCCGTTCGAGGAGCGGGCCGCCATCTTCCTGCGGGCGGCCGAGCTGCTCGCCGGCCCGTGGCGCGACACCTTGAATGCCGCCACCATGCTGGGTCAGTCGAAGACGGCGGTGCAGGCGGAGATCGACTCGGCCTGCGAGTTGATCGACTTCCTCCGGTTCAACGTGCACTTCGCCCGCAGGCTCCTCGCCGAGCAGCCGCTCTCGTCGGCCGGCACGTGGAACCGGTTCGACCACCGGCCGCTCGAGGGCTTCGTCTACGCGGTGACCCCGTTCAACTTCACCGCGATCGCCGGCAACCTGCCGTCGGCGCCGGCACTGATGGGCAACACCGTGGTCTGGAAGCCGGGCCCGACCCAGCAGTTCGCCGCGCACTTCACCATGCGGCTCTTCGAGGCGGCCGGCCTCCCGCCCGGTGTCATCAACATGGTCACCGGTCGCGGCGAGGAGGTCTCCGACGTCGTCCTCGCGGACCCGGACCTGGCGGGCATCCACTTCACCGGCTCCACGAAGGTCTTCCAGCACCTGTGGCGCACCGTCGGCGAGAACATCTCCGGCTACCGGGGCTACCCGCGGCTCGTCGGCGAGACCGGCGGCAAGGACTTCGTCGTCGCGCACTCCAGCGCCGACGTGGACGCGCTGCACACGGCGCTGATCCGGGGCGCCTACGAGTACCAGGGCCAGAAGTGCTCGGCGGCCTCGCGGGCGTACGTGCCGCGCTCGCTCTGGGAGGGTGGGCTGCGGGATCGGCTCGCCGCCACCGCCGACTCGCTGTCCTACGGCGACGTCACCGACTTCCGCAACTTCGGCGGTGCGGTGATCGACGACAAGGCGTTCGCCCGGCACACCGCCGCGCTGGAGCTGATCTCCGGTGACGACACCTGCCGGATCCTGGCCGGCGGCACGGCGGACGACTCGGTCGGCTGGTTCGTGCGCCCGACGCTCTTCGAGTGCACCGACGCGTCGCACGAGAGCTTCACCACCGAGTACTTCGGTCCGATCCTCGGCGTGCACGTCTTCGACGACGCCCGCTTCGACGAGGTGGTGGCCCAGGCGGAGGCGATCGCGCCGTACGCGCTGACCGGGTCGATCTTCGCGACCGACCGCCAGGTCGTCGACGCGGTGGCGGAGAAGATGCGCTACGCGGCCGGCAACTTTTACATCAACGACAAGCCGACCGGCGCGGTGGTCGGGCAGCAGCCGTTCGGCGGCGCCCGGGCCAGCGGCACCAACGACAAGGCGGGCTCCTGGCACAACCTGGTCCGCTGGACGTCCCCGCGGACGATCAAGGAGACCTTCGTCCCGCCGACCGACCACACGTACCCCCACATGGGCTGA